In Uranotaenia lowii strain MFRU-FL chromosome 2, ASM2978415v1, whole genome shotgun sequence, one genomic interval encodes:
- the LOC129749646 gene encoding proteasome assembly chaperone 4-like → MAATLSPNFSSHLCSVEVCDVRYNIRILKMKESVFIYIGEQNAETFDELAMAMTGLGDGKETMSTSIMGAPVGCGSEELAQKLAKKLRKQVYLSANVPNDRIVRPTIEQKLFEEINNNLECF, encoded by the coding sequence ATGGCAGCCACACTTTCGCCTAACTTCAGTTCTCACCTATGTAGCGTTGAAGTTTGCGATGTCCGGTACAACATCCGTATTCTGAAGATGAAAGAATCGGTGTTCATCTACATCGGCGAGCAAAATGCCGAAACCTTCGACGAACTGGCGATGGCAATGACAGGGCTAGGGGACGGCAAGGAAACGATGTCTACCAGCATTATGGGTGCACCGGTGGGGTGTGGATCCGAGGAACTGGCACAAAAATTGGCGAAAAAACTAAGGAAGCAGGTCTACCTTAGTGCTAATGTTCCCAACGATCGGATAGTAAGGCCAACGATCGAGCAGAAACTGTTCGAAGAGATAAACAATAATTTAGAATGCTTTTAA